In a single window of the Methylophaga frappieri genome:
- a CDS encoding DUF2782 domain-containing protein: MLNKIAIVGALGVLVTVAVWANEEIMDQPPQLPERMESGDSIEPDINIIQEDDRTIEEYRVNGQLYMVKVTPLLGPPYYLIDTDGDGTLESRSQDQLDAPAVPNWILLEW, translated from the coding sequence ATGTTGAACAAAATTGCTATTGTAGGCGCACTTGGCGTCTTAGTCACAGTAGCTGTCTGGGCGAACGAAGAAATAATGGATCAGCCACCGCAGTTGCCTGAACGGATGGAAAGCGGTGACAGTATTGAGCCGGACATCAATATCATCCAAGAAGATGATAGAACAATCGAAGAATACCGGGTCAATGGCCAGTTATATATGGTGAAAGTGACGCCGCTTTTGGGGCCTCCCTATTACCTTATTGACACGGATGGAGATGGCACGTTGGAAAGCCGCAGTCAGGATCAGTTGGATGCCCCAGCGGTACCAAACTGGATTCTGCTGGAGTGGTAA
- a CDS encoding homoserine kinase, translated as MSVYTEVGRTALEQFLDDYDLGKLISYQGISAGIENTNYFVTTSQGEFVLTLFEQHEYSELAYFLNVMTFFYQQGIPSAHPAADKQGNYLKKLAEKPAALVNRLAGGTVDTWSTPAQCQAIGDRLGQMHLAGQQFPSRRPNSRGAHWRKKTGKALIPHLDSATADMLAAELAFQQNYADLDLPWGVVHSDLFRDNALFDGDQLSGIIDFYYACDDYLLYDLAVAVNDWCVAENGLLETTRYQRLMQAYIQRRPLTAAEITNWNLMLRAAALRFWLSRLQDQLFPREGELTQIKNPDAFLAILRQHQQQIFPADGFAPS; from the coding sequence ATGTCTGTTTACACTGAAGTCGGGCGTACCGCGCTTGAACAATTTCTTGATGATTACGATCTGGGTAAGTTGATTTCCTATCAGGGCATCAGCGCCGGTATCGAAAATACCAATTATTTTGTTACCACCAGCCAAGGTGAATTTGTGCTGACCTTGTTTGAGCAGCATGAGTACAGTGAGTTGGCGTATTTTCTGAATGTGATGACGTTTTTCTATCAACAGGGTATTCCGTCAGCCCATCCTGCTGCTGACAAACAAGGCAATTACCTGAAAAAGTTGGCTGAAAAACCGGCGGCACTGGTTAATCGTCTGGCTGGCGGTACCGTGGATACCTGGTCCACACCAGCACAATGTCAGGCCATTGGTGACAGACTGGGACAGATGCATTTGGCCGGACAGCAGTTTCCATCCAGACGTCCTAATAGTCGAGGGGCGCATTGGCGTAAAAAGACGGGCAAAGCGTTGATACCGCATCTGGATTCGGCCACAGCCGACATGTTGGCGGCTGAACTCGCATTTCAACAGAATTATGCCGATTTGGATTTACCTTGGGGTGTCGTGCACTCTGACCTGTTCCGCGATAATGCCTTGTTTGACGGTGACCAACTGTCCGGTATTATTGATTTTTACTATGCCTGCGATGACTATCTGCTTTACGATTTAGCCGTGGCAGTCAATGATTGGTGTGTTGCTGAAAACGGTCTGCTGGAAACAACGCGCTATCAGCGATTAATGCAGGCCTATATCCAACGCCGCCCCCTGACTGCGGCGGAAATAACGAACTGGAATTTGATGCTTCGTGCTGCTGCATTACGTTTCTGGCTGTCGCGACTTCAAGATCAACTTTTCCCCAGAGAAGGCGAACTGACCCAAATCAAAAACCCGGATGCGTTTTTGGCCATTTTGCGTCAGCATCAGCAACAGATATTTCCTGCAGATGGATTCGCGCCCAGCTGA